One part of the Chryseobacterium sp. 7 genome encodes these proteins:
- a CDS encoding VOC family protein, whose amino-acid sequence MKLGAFSISLSVKDLQKSKDFYEKLGFTTMAGTAESNYLIMKNGSTLIGLFQAMFDGNMLTFNPGWDENAQNLESFDDVREIQRKLKESGIEIGKEADETTSGPEHIYLKDPDGNMILIDQHR is encoded by the coding sequence ATGAAATTAGGAGCTTTTTCAATCAGCTTAAGTGTAAAAGATCTTCAGAAATCTAAAGACTTTTATGAGAAGCTTGGGTTTACAACCATGGCAGGAACAGCAGAAAGTAATTATCTGATCATGAAAAACGGTTCTACATTGATAGGACTCTTTCAGGCAATGTTTGATGGAAATATGCTTACTTTCAATCCCGGATGGGACGAAAATGCACAGAATCTTGAATCTTTTGACGATGTGCGTGAAATTCAGAGAAAATTAAAAGAAAGTGGAATAGAAATCGGAAAAGAAGCCGATGAAACCACTTCAGGACCTGAACATATTTACCTGAAAGATCCTGATGGAAATATGATTCTTATAGATCAGCACAGATAA
- a CDS encoding TolC family protein codes for MKNNLLIFTFSFFAFPAFGWAQSAPDFKELLDSAMVRDSNLKMQITQNKLTDLDEHKLKDIFLPTLELSGKAGYLNGTARLTSPEFNLAPFINIPEGAFNNNFNVSGFSGIAKADAKMLLYSGGKVKYMKKAVEEKKKSEDILLEKTKDEVIATISKAYDQLALIHQSKKVLDESKKRLDINRKTADKALGYGLITPYDHKKIELAQATLDAKMVEYEGKKELLLTQLYILTGIQRERLKMIDPVLSPVELLAAEKGIEQRAEIRALEHGISAADYKIKAERTWMIPKVQLMASAYYIGLYGNRIKSSENVIPAVPILGYEGKKLDWRPNNINVFPLITAGVGFKWEIFDGKEGKHAEETAKVGKEVLQNQKEDALKKLTLNLANNQTNYDIASAQIILKAKEKELAKNALVQAEKEFRYGMSKSSQLIDAENDLEASELEYQNAIFNQRRAGIELMRSTQELDITKFYLIP; via the coding sequence ATGAAAAACAATTTATTGATTTTTACGTTTAGTTTTTTTGCTTTCCCTGCTTTTGGCTGGGCACAGTCTGCGCCGGATTTTAAAGAACTTCTGGATAGTGCTATGGTTCGGGACTCGAACCTCAAAATGCAGATTACCCAAAACAAACTTACCGATCTTGATGAACACAAACTGAAAGACATCTTTCTTCCAACTCTGGAATTGAGCGGTAAAGCCGGCTATCTTAACGGAACAGCAAGACTGACGTCACCGGAATTCAATCTGGCTCCCTTTATCAATATTCCGGAAGGGGCTTTCAACAATAATTTCAATGTTTCAGGATTTTCAGGTATTGCCAAGGCAGATGCCAAGATGCTTCTGTACTCAGGAGGAAAGGTAAAATACATGAAAAAGGCGGTGGAAGAAAAGAAAAAGTCTGAAGATATTCTTCTGGAGAAAACAAAAGATGAGGTTATAGCCACTATTTCTAAAGCATACGATCAACTGGCTTTGATTCATCAGTCTAAAAAAGTGTTGGATGAAAGTAAAAAAAGACTTGATATTAATAGAAAAACAGCAGATAAAGCTCTTGGTTATGGTTTAATCACTCCTTATGATCATAAGAAAATCGAACTGGCTCAGGCGACTTTAGATGCCAAGATGGTAGAATATGAAGGAAAAAAAGAATTGCTTCTTACCCAGCTTTATATTTTAACCGGAATTCAAAGAGAAAGGCTCAAAATGATTGATCCGGTGCTATCTCCGGTAGAATTGCTGGCTGCAGAAAAAGGAATAGAGCAGAGAGCTGAAATCCGCGCTCTGGAGCATGGAATAAGTGCCGCAGATTATAAAATAAAAGCAGAAAGAACGTGGATGATTCCTAAAGTACAATTGATGGCTTCCGCTTATTATATCGGTTTGTATGGTAACAGAATAAAGTCCTCAGAAAATGTTATTCCTGCAGTTCCAATTCTTGGATATGAAGGGAAAAAGCTGGATTGGAGACCCAATAATATCAACGTATTTCCTTTAATTACGGCAGGAGTTGGTTTTAAATGGGAAATTTTTGACGGGAAAGAAGGAAAACATGCAGAAGAAACCGCCAAAGTAGGAAAAGAAGTGCTACAGAATCAGAAAGAAGATGCTCTGAAAAAACTGACACTGAATTTGGCCAATAATCAAACCAATTATGATATTGCTTCCGCACAGATTATCTTGAAAGCTAAAGAAAAAGAATTGGCTAAGAATGCGCTGGTACAGGCAGAAAAAGAATTCAGATATGGTATGAGCAAATCTTCCCAGCTTATTGATGCAGAAAATGATCTTGAAGCTTCAGAACTGGAATATCAGAATGCCATTTTCAACCAAAGAAGAGCGGGAATAGAACTCATGAGGTCTACCCAGGAGCTGGATATCACCAAATTTTATTTAATCCCTTAA
- a CDS encoding HlyD family secretion protein encodes MHKNISILFAALFLLGSCDKKNEKIKEPEGKTKKDVISFAPKVTGRILKIYVSEGQTVKKGDTLAQLDVPEVSAKIAQAQGAVNAASAQEQMAKNGATADQLRQLQAKYKGLKEQYEFAQKSYKRANNMFRDSLMSPQAHDEIYAKLQGAKAQYDAVVAELDDVNRGTRVEKIEMAAGQASQAKGALQEANVAYSERYIIATNDMEIETISLNTGELATAGFALFNGYIPESTYFRFTIPESAISKYKKGQEVTMQVVYNKENLTGNIVYIKQLTKYADITTAYPDYQLQDAIYEIKVKPKDMNKAKSILVNANVILK; translated from the coding sequence ATGCATAAAAATATATCTATACTCTTCGCTGCTCTGTTTTTACTGGGGAGCTGTGACAAAAAAAATGAAAAAATCAAAGAACCTGAAGGAAAAACTAAAAAGGATGTAATCTCTTTTGCTCCTAAAGTTACCGGAAGAATTCTGAAAATATATGTTTCCGAAGGTCAGACCGTGAAAAAAGGAGATACGCTGGCTCAGCTTGATGTCCCTGAGGTTTCTGCAAAAATTGCACAGGCGCAAGGTGCAGTGAATGCTGCTTCAGCTCAGGAGCAGATGGCTAAAAACGGAGCTACAGCCGATCAGCTGAGACAGCTTCAGGCCAAATATAAGGGACTCAAAGAACAATATGAATTTGCCCAGAAATCTTACAAAAGAGCTAACAATATGTTCCGAGACAGCTTAATGTCACCACAGGCTCATGATGAAATCTATGCAAAACTACAAGGAGCAAAAGCCCAGTATGATGCTGTAGTAGCAGAACTGGATGATGTAAACAGAGGAACCCGCGTCGAAAAAATAGAAATGGCAGCAGGGCAGGCTTCACAGGCAAAAGGAGCTTTGCAGGAAGCCAATGTAGCCTATTCCGAAAGATATATCATTGCCACCAATGACATGGAAATAGAAACCATCAGCTTAAATACGGGTGAATTGGCAACAGCTGGTTTTGCTTTGTTCAACGGATATATTCCGGAAAGTACTTATTTCAGATTTACCATCCCGGAAAGTGCCATTTCAAAATACAAAAAAGGGCAGGAGGTGACCATGCAGGTGGTGTATAACAAAGAAAACCTGACAGGAAATATTGTATACATCAAACAGCTTACAAAGTATGCAGATATCACAACAGCTTACCCTGACTATCAGCTGCAGGATGCGATTTACGAGATCAAAGTAAAGCCCAAAGACATGAATAAGGCTAAAAGTATTTTAGTCAATGCCAACGTAATCCTGAAATAA
- a CDS encoding DUF1569 domain-containing protein, with the protein MENVFDAKDAQNYIDRINRLVEDTHGLWGKMTVDQMLAHCSITYEMIYEPEKHKKPGAIAKFILKTFVKPKVVGEKAYPRDSPTAPQFLITTRKNFNEEKTRLIGFIQKTQQLGADAFDGKESFSFGKLNAQEWNNMFAKHLNHHLAQFGV; encoded by the coding sequence ATGGAAAATGTATTTGATGCAAAAGATGCTCAAAACTATATTGACAGAATCAACAGACTGGTAGAAGATACCCATGGTTTGTGGGGGAAAATGACGGTAGACCAGATGCTGGCACACTGTTCTATTACCTATGAAATGATTTATGAGCCGGAAAAGCACAAAAAGCCGGGAGCTATTGCAAAATTTATATTAAAAACTTTCGTAAAACCTAAAGTAGTGGGGGAAAAAGCTTATCCAAGAGATTCTCCTACCGCTCCACAGTTTTTGATCACTACCAGAAAGAATTTTAATGAAGAAAAAACAAGACTGATTGGTTTTATTCAGAAAACACAGCAGCTGGGCGCGGATGCGTTTGATGGTAAAGAATCTTTTTCTTTCGGAAAGCTGAATGCTCAGGAATGGAACAATATGTTTGCAAAACATCTGAACCACCATCTGGCACAATTCGGCGTTTAA
- the eco gene encoding serine protease inhibitor ecotin, protein MKFSKTLITGLVLMAGVNAFAQKKAEKFEKLQIEMFPKAKEGYKQVYIQLPVAKNENDLKVELFVGAEKMVDCNNYFLMGEIKTQDLQGWGYNYYEVESKGETAGTLMGCPGQKQTKKFVTLKPETVRYNSKLPLVFYVPKDIEVRYRILRPDAGMKQAVQR, encoded by the coding sequence ATGAAATTTTCTAAAACTTTAATCACAGGATTAGTATTAATGGCTGGAGTAAATGCTTTCGCACAAAAGAAAGCAGAAAAGTTTGAAAAACTACAGATTGAAATGTTCCCAAAAGCAAAAGAAGGTTATAAACAAGTATATATTCAGCTTCCTGTAGCCAAAAACGAAAACGATTTAAAAGTTGAACTTTTTGTAGGCGCTGAGAAAATGGTAGATTGTAACAACTATTTCCTGATGGGAGAAATAAAAACTCAGGATCTTCAGGGATGGGGATACAACTATTATGAAGTAGAATCTAAAGGCGAAACAGCCGGAACACTGATGGGATGTCCAGGCCAAAAACAGACTAAGAAGTTTGTTACCTTAAAACCTGAAACGGTAAGATACAACAGTAAGCTTCCACTAGTATTCTACGTACCAAAAGACATTGAAGTTCGTTATAGAATTTTACGTCCTGATGCTGGTATGAAACAAGCGGTTCAAAGATAA
- a CDS encoding ABC transporter permease codes for MKEFFRLLKREFKLFIGNSTLRTVFFLAPVFYATLLGFVYKSGKVENTPVLVVDRDNTPLSNQLTEMLSDNKSIKIIRYLQEPLSIKDEVIRHEAAAVVIIPSRFEGDMLQKKYPELNVYINTGNVLTANFASKALQLTIGTFSAGASIKALQKAGMPAAKAATQYEPFKANYITLFNTTGNYLIFMWPAMLAVVLQQVILLAMAVSFAAEFERGSFVKEYLKMKKWAFPTMLIKVIPIWVFSILIVGVYYFMHMIFRVPMPEGILNFILLTAVFVGSVSFLGVFISILIPDALKATQILMVIASPAFIISGFTWPLSAMPAFVQFIANIIPLTPFLQAFKILLIQKGSVELTFPYLKHLSILLVIYAIIGWIALKIKLWFIFKKSAPQEITAENTSQEEIE; via the coding sequence ATGAAAGAATTTTTCCGTCTTTTGAAACGTGAGTTCAAACTTTTTATTGGCAATTCTACCTTAAGAACAGTGTTCTTTTTGGCACCGGTTTTCTATGCGACTTTGCTGGGGTTTGTCTACAAAAGCGGAAAAGTTGAAAATACGCCTGTATTGGTCGTGGATAGAGATAATACACCTTTGTCCAATCAATTGACGGAAATGCTGTCTGATAATAAAAGCATTAAAATTATCAGATATCTGCAGGAACCTCTGAGCATCAAAGATGAGGTGATCAGACATGAAGCAGCAGCTGTGGTGATTATTCCATCAAGATTTGAAGGAGATATGCTTCAGAAAAAATATCCTGAACTGAATGTTTATATCAATACAGGAAATGTTTTAACGGCGAATTTTGCTTCCAAAGCACTTCAGCTCACCATAGGAACATTTTCTGCCGGAGCTTCCATTAAAGCCCTTCAAAAAGCAGGAATGCCCGCTGCAAAAGCTGCTACACAATATGAACCTTTCAAAGCCAATTATATTACCCTTTTTAATACTACCGGAAACTATCTGATTTTTATGTGGCCTGCGATGCTGGCTGTGGTATTACAACAGGTAATTCTGTTGGCAATGGCAGTAAGTTTTGCCGCCGAATTTGAAAGAGGATCTTTCGTAAAAGAATACCTGAAAATGAAAAAATGGGCTTTCCCAACCATGCTGATAAAAGTGATTCCAATCTGGGTATTTTCTATTCTTATTGTAGGTGTTTACTACTTTATGCATATGATTTTCAGGGTTCCGATGCCGGAAGGGATTCTTAATTTTATTCTTCTGACAGCCGTTTTCGTAGGATCCGTTTCATTTTTAGGGGTATTCATCAGTATTCTGATTCCGGATGCTTTGAAAGCTACACAAATCCTGATGGTTATTGCATCCCCGGCCTTCATTATCAGTGGTTTTACATGGCCTTTGAGTGCAATGCCTGCTTTTGTACAATTTATCGCGAATATTATTCCCTTAACTCCCTTTTTACAGGCTTTCAAAATTTTATTGATTCAAAAAGGGTCTGTAGAACTTACTTTTCCTTATCTGAAACACCTAAGTATCCTTTTAGTAATATACGCTATTATAGGCTGGATTGCTTTGAAGATCAAGCTTTGGTTTATTTTCAAAAAATCAGCGCCACAGGAAATCACTGCTGAGAATACTTCTCAGGAAGAGATTGAGTAG